Part of the Pagrus major chromosome 9, Pma_NU_1.0 genome, TTTGtccttttcatttgtttgtgtgctgctgctttttgattgatttattgattgactgattgattcaGACAGGCTCGTAGTTTTAACACTCAATGTTGCAAAGCTActtgaataaaatgtttagGTATCAATGCTAAACACAAGATGAAATGGTTGTTAAGGAGAGAGTTTGGGAAGCACAGTTTTCTGACCTGCATGGGTACAGCTGAGCCGGCTGGTGCGTACTGCGGCTGCATCTTGGAGTAGGCCGAGTAGAAGGGAGCCTCGTTCATGAGCTTGTTGTAAAGCTCCAGGGCCTCCAGAACTTTAACATTCAACTCTGACAACTCCGAGTGTTTCCtacaacaaagagagaaacatcTATTTTACAAGGATCTTTTTCAGTTTTAGAACAGTCCACCTGGTCTAAAGATTGTCCTCTGTAGCCTGACAAACAGACAGCTGAGGCACAAGCATCGCTATCTTTATCCTAAACTTCACTGAAGCAGAAATAGATGTTAGATAAtctcacacacagctgggcCGTTAATGAATCAGTCATAATAATTCTGATAAATTGAAGTCTACATCTTTAACACGTTACCTGTCAAtctcctgcagcttctcatcAATCATAGGGTTCATCTGTTCACAAGCACCTGTTCAGATATTTAGTtagagagggaaacagaaacagaaacagaaacagagttAGAACATAACAGACTGACTGCAGTCGTCACTGGCACAGCAACTAGATTTACACCAGCATTAATGTTTATACCCTCCAGCTGGATCAGCTCTGGGGAGTCAGGAGCCGGATCTGCAGGATCTGCATTCTGCAGCAGTGCCAGTGTTCTGTCCATCTTcccctgcagagagaggagagcaggttGGTAGACTGATTCAGGTGATGTGGATGAGGTGATGGTTATAAATATGCACTGAGGAAATGTAGTACCTCGTCAATGAAGATGGGCTCAGGCTCAACTTTGGTTTCTATGGTCGTCTCTTCAGGACTGGTTGTCTTTTCAACATAAGCCACTGTGGAGGAAAAGGTTTAATTTTATTAGCAgtacttaaaaaaatgatttgctcCTGTTTATATCAAATAGCTGAAGAGCACAGAGGCTGGTATGCTTTCTTTAAAAGGGTACAAAACATAGGTCAGACAAACCAGCGCAATGTTCACTTTGAGATTCAACAGAAAGACCAACCTGGTTCTGGCTCAGCATTCAGATTGGTTGTGACAAAGTTGGAGGGGAAAAGACCCACTCCTCTGTGGTTCTCTCCTTTCCACCAGTTTGGATCACTAGAAAACAAGCATCAAACAGGAACAATAAGCTCATCAGCTGCCAAACAAGTCATCTTTTCAGAATTCAAGTCTTTGAGCGTGttcctttctttatttgtaGGACAGACTTTGCCACGCTGTTAAGACATGAAgctacattttttattgtaaatttgGATATAAATCAGGAAGGGTGTAAGAACTAAAGTGACTCTTTCAAGCTAGCAAAAGCATAAATTATTCTACAGCTGAATGGCAGCTGTTTGCCTTATGATGATTGGTGTGGGGAAGTCAGAATTTTTAACAGgtcccacaaaaaaaaaattatatatattaggGCTGTTAACGAATATTCTATATTTGATTATATAAATcaaattgtaaaaaaacaaaacaacaaatacaagaTATGCGATCGTGAAAATGAATATTTGATTTCTACAGCTGTGCTGCACTGAATGTACTGCAAGAGCAACAGGAGTAACTTAAAGTCACTTCTActgattgaaaatgaaatgtgggTCAAGCTGAgcgagagagagcaagagagagcgagagagtgagagagagagagagagagagtgagagagagggagagagattttAAGTTTTACAGTATTGGACagtttaattatgttttcttctgtgcCTGTTGGTTGGCTTTTcaagcaggattacacaaaaactactgaacataCTGCCACtaaacttgaatggaggatgggtctcatcccagaatagaccccattaacttaAGATAAATGGAcgaataattttttttctcactctctttaacattgtgagagggtatttttcaacatttccatTAATCCTCATGGATTTGGCCATGgatgttgaagaaaaaaaaggtgtatttaggtggctgtaTGTATGAGTGAGGACAATTTAATGCAGACTCTAGATATGGGGAGCTCAAATCATGGTTAAGCGGTTATGGGTGCTTGTATGCTCAATATACACCAACTTATTCTAACTGCACCTCTAAATTTGCATGTTCAAATACCCGACGAAATTAAACCAAGCACACAAACTGTGTAAATATATCCATTATTAAAAGTTCTGAGAGATTATTAGGAACTAGATTCATACTTCTGGTTGCCTCTTTGACACACTGTACCCCGGGACATTATAAGATTTATAGGGTTTATTGCACAAGTGTTGTATAAAACAACGCGTAGCTGAAGACTACATTAAATTTGATATGAAGCCCGTCTGCATTTCATAATCTGACAATGTCACTGCTTTGAACTAAACTGATTAGAAAGTCTGCAACACTAGCGTTTTAAGGATATAAAGTAGCTGATTCAAGGTTGGAGGTGTCATCAAACACTAACCTGTCATCTAAAACCAGAATAAGTTCTCCAGTTTTGAAGGTCAGCTCATTGTCTTCAGCAGCCTCAAAGTCGTACAGCGCTCGCACCTTCCGGACCTCCTGCCCTCCGCCACCGTTGGTGTAGCTCGGGGGGTCGGAGGTCGCAGTCAGGGGTCGTGTCTCCGCCTGCTGCTTCTGCTCCTGTAGGGACAGCTCGatggctgagagaggagaggagaggagagtcaAATTTCCAGCACATGGGCTTGGCTCAGTCACAGGATTAATGTATTCCTTTTATTCCAGAATACAAATAGCTCTTAGAAGACCGCTTAAATGtgagatgaaaataatcaataatgcagtcaacaaaacaactttttaatgCATGAGAACATAAAATTcttaaataatgaatttaaCTTGAATCCTCATCGAAAATATGAGTGTTTTTCTGAGAATATTGGTATAAACACATATCAATAAAccttaaacaaacacaatagtTGGAAATAATGCATCTGCTGTAGAGAATAATGCAGATAACAACAGATGAAGTGCACTTATGATGGTGTGTGGAGCTGAATGGTGGCGCCTCACTTTACCTTTGGCCAGGTTGTCATCATCTGATGCTTTACTCACAGCAGGTGTGTTGACCTTTACGGTGGAGCCCTGCAGTCAATATAGAAAGATAAGgtcatggctgtgtgtgtgttggggttgTATACAtacaggagggagagaaaactgATTAGTGACAGTGACTGTAATGCCACCTGCAGTTCATGTTGGGTACTACATGTTGCTCAGAGATGCGCTCTCCCCTTCAGACACTGTCTCACTTTCTCTCATCTGAGGTGACCCGAGGCCGCTCTCTGACACAGCAATGAGGTCAAAGTGGACAAAACAGGTCAACTGGATGTTGTTGCCATTGCTACACAGCAACTCTTCACACCCACATATTCATAGTGGATGAACTAATGCTTAATACTGGCAGCTGGTGAACCAGAAAGTATTACAGAAGCTGCTCCATTGTCTCTTTTACACACGCGATGCATAAGAAAATTCTAACATGCAGACATGCAGAATTCTCTCAGTTatggaaattaaacttttacGGTACAGTGGTAAAAGAGTGTTGCTCTGGTTAATAGTGTGCTTCGTGAACAGTATACAAGAAACAACTGATGCaagtttaataaaaacacaacaggtcAAACAAGCTAGAGCAAATTCAAGCAAGTCAAACTCAAACAGAGCAGAACGAAGAAAAAAATCTACCTCATTAATAGTTTAGTCTTTAGTTGTAAAGCAAGTAAAACACAAATGGGCCTGCATTCAGGCTCTAGAGCCTGTAAAAGTTGGGAAACAGCTACACATATACAGCAAATATATCTGAGCAAACACACGGTGGAGAATCCCTCAGACTTCTAGTCAAAAAGATTTTTGTATGTTAAATAACAAGTGCAAGGAAGTGCATCAAGTGCAAATAACTTAATCACACTGGTAATAATCAGTATCTTAAAGAACACTGTAAAATACACACTAATATTACACTGACTGAGGGGGACAGGTAAGGCTACAAGTAACAGGTGTAGGGAAGCAAATACAAGTCAGGTTTGATAACCATGTGAGCAATAACATGCTAAAGTTAACAACAGTAGTTTATATGTAAATACACCGATCAAAGAATGAATAATTTccttattaatacacacacgGAAAATATATACTTAAATTGTTCAACATCTTACAATGAAAACAGCTAAAAGGAATGTGATCTATGGTGCACCCAAAAAGCTGGAGACCAGCAGGGTGCCAGTTAGTGCCTGATGGGTGGAGATTTCATTCCATTTCAAACTGGCacacaaatgttcacattttgcTTGTGCTTACTTTAACCAACAGACTGTGGAcgagaaaacaaaatgctttgTATACCAACAGAGAGGTACACGAGAAGGACTGTAAAACTCTGTAAAAAAAGCTGTTTCACATGTCATGTTCACATGTGCCAGTACCAGCTGtactttctcactctctcttctctaCAACAGcgagctgacacacacacacacacacgtacattaTTAACAAGTCCAAAcctaaagagagaaaaaaaaaatatatatatttctaaaaaaaagtgtgatattTGATGTTTACCACAGTCTTTCGGCTGTTCGCCTGCTGCTAGCCAAAAAGAGATGCATCTCGTTATCATGATAAAACCTttacatttatcttttaataaaaaataaaataaaataaaaatgtcaagcCCTCAATGTGTCTATTTTTCCCCATGGTGTCGAAATTATATCAAAcagatatttttcaagttttcgCACCAAGGTTAGATATTTCAGTACCATGACAACCCTAATTGGTAGTATGAAGCtggaaacagataaaaaaaggtATCCGCATGCTGTTTAAACGTCACACTAAAGCGCAGAATGAACGACAGCCCAAGGGAAATACGAGGGAGCGCTGCGACAGCTTGAGTGGCactacctgctgctgtttgctcaTCAGCTGATAAATGTCATACCTGCTGCCTCATGTGCAGCCTGCTCTCCATTAAAACTGGTTCCCCGGACCGTCCCATAACGTGACACACAGCACACCGACACAGCCAGGGGCAACAAAGTGAGGAGGAGACGGAAAATTAAATCCCAGAGATTTTAAGATCATTTCTACAACACACGCACAACTGTGTTTGTTAATCCATGGTCTGCGTATAGGGATAAAACTGATCAGTTGTACAGTGTGACGTACATTTATCTTTTACACTGTTGAGGATATTCATTAACCGATGTTTATTAAGGAGTCTGCAGTGCTGTTGAAAGGGAGGTGTTATATGGTGATTTTATGGCCAAGCTGTTACGTTGAATTACATGATCTATACAGGATTTGACCAGTGTTGTCTTGATATACCGATCTATGGctgtacttaaagggtaacttcacaaattttacacattagagtttgtttacaggtcttgaggagtactactactactacgtttgtggctccagaggaagatgcatgtaatctgatgatttgcctccaatgatgtcactcagtggtaaagttgcattgtgggtaatgtaggggtcaggttttgaaaagctgtccactggtctaacattaCACTCCCATAACATTGTTGGACTATTATTGATAGTTATGGACagtacagcagaaccagagagatCTCCCTTTTTATTCCACCgcttttccctttctttttcaaaacctggcacctacattacccacaatgtaaTTTAGCCAGTGAGTGCCATCCCTGGATGaaatgtatcagattacatgcagcttcatctggagccacaaaaagctttgcactacatttttcacatatgctgcagtactccctaagacctgtgaacacactttaatgtgtaaaattggtggagttaccctttgaGATTATGACCACGAACACAAGATAAACACAGGAATTTGCTTATTGGCCTTGTAAGAGGTACTCAGAACTTCAGCATACTACAGACAAATTCACAAAGCACTTATAGTGCATAAAATATATCATGAATCTCAGTAGACACCATGTGTGGTAGAGTTTGAATTACTCATTAATTCCTCTTTTCTCCCTTGAAATACACTTCTGAATGTAGAGTGACAAACTCAGAGTATACATCATCTACAGAAGCGAAGCTCTTAACAAACAGTGCCAGCCACAGAGGGACAATGACCACACATGATACAACTGTAGGTCAGCTGCTTTATGACATCCTGTGAGCAAAGTCCACTTCAACCCTCAACACATATAAGGCTGTTAGATaacaaatgagacaaacatCATACAAAGAAcggaaaagaaaacagagggCCGCTTCGTCCCTACTCATCAGAAAGATGGTCCTGATCCTGGGACTTGCACACAAATATCCACAGAACGATGTCAAATATGTGAAGAGGAAATTCCACTGTAAGCACTCGCCATACAAACGCAGAGAGACGAGCTCCACCCAACCTGAACCGTCACAGTGGCAACACATTGGTCAGCAGGGAAACCACAGCTGTAACAACAGCATCAGGCTAGACAGAAATTATCCACACcagttattttgttattgtcaatAGGGGAAGAAAACCAGCAAAACAGAGCAGTGTGAAAGAGAACTGCTAACACATGACTTCAGTTGCATGATACTCAGCTCAAACCGTTTCCCATCATGAGACAAAGTGTTAAGATGCAAGTGGATACAACAAAATGCTGCTAAATCTGGAAACCAAAGTGTCGtttctttttgtaaaataaaagctgGCTGGTGTCGTGGTGAAAGTGGCAGACCGATTTAGATTTTAGATTCCTTCTGAGGGGAACTGAATAATGAAGGCTTACAGTAAATTAGaactgcaacaattagtcaattaatcgatcAAAGGAAAATTCATcgccaactgttttgataattgattaattgttttaatcttaaaatcttaaatgtgaggatttgatgcttttctttgtcatttctgacagtaaataaagagtctttgggtttgggaCTGTTTGGAAAAAATGAAGCAATCTCAAGATGTCTTTGGGCtgtgggaaactgtgatgagcatttttcataatttgttGACATAAATACACTAAATTATAATTGACtcattgatgatgaaaataatctgtaGTTGCAGCCCTGCAGTGAATACTAATTTACTGCACTGAGTTGGTATTCACCGGAcacatgttatgttatgttggctGTGTTAGACAGGGTTAGAGACATTAACTTTGAAAGAATGGGGAATATACAGctttgttgttgctgaagaactAAGTTTCAACCTTTTTGCTCATTGATGGTTAAAAATGATCTTTTGAAACAACTACTTTAATGTTGCCTTGTCAGCTTTGTATTTGGAGTCGTGTATGTTTATCTGCCAGAGCTATGTgactaaatgaaaataaataaaggaacaTAAATAGCACAAATGAAGGCGAGATAGCACCTTGCTTCGTGTGTTCTCATGATCAGACTCTATGACGTCAACAGACCTGTGAAGATGCAGAGGGGAAGCTGATGCCGTCCTCTTTCAGAGACTTGATGGTGGCGCTGATCAGGCTGAGTTGTGGATCCTTCTGGAATTCTTCTGCCCACTCCACCATCAGAGCCTTTAGCTTCTCACACACCTTAGGGTGGGCCTACACATGACAGGCAAACAAACAGCTATGATAActgctctcctgtgtttttATGATAGAAGACTGGCTGCCCAATAACAGGGCTCTAACCAATGTGAGGACTAGACGGATGGAAAAGCATAGTTATGATTCTATCTGCAATCTTTCAGTCAACTTTCTCCAGAGTTTGATGGTGCACGTGTGTGAGAATGACACCGGTCAAGAGTGAACAAAGAGATGACAGACTGATATAGTGACAAGCAGGAATagtgaaagaaataaaacccAGTTTACATACCCTGCTCAGCACACTCCGTACTTCACTGGCAAACTCCCTTGAACAGATTTCCAAGTGGAATATTTTGCCACAGTttgacacacatgcacccaacaactgcaaaagcaaaaaatcagattaaaataTTGTATTATCGCAAAACAAGAAggctcctttttttccccaatgtATTTCAACCTCTGAACATTTTTTCCTAACACTGACATGACTGAATTATTTAGAATGCATATTAATAGCAGAGAAATC contains:
- the stam2 gene encoding signal transducing adapter molecule 2 is translated as MPLFAQNPFDQDVEKATNETNTTDDWGLIMDICDKVGTTPNGPKDSLRSIMKRINHKVPHVAMQALNLLGACVSNCGKIFHLEICSREFASEVRSVLSRAHPKVCEKLKALMVEWAEEFQKDPQLSLISATIKSLKEDGISFPSASSQGSTVKVNTPAVSKASDDDNLAKAIELSLQEQKQQAETRPLTATSDPPSYTNGGGGQEVRKVRALYDFEAAEDNELTFKTGELILVLDDSDPNWWKGENHRGVGLFPSNFVTTNLNAEPEPVAYVEKTTSPEETTIETKVEPEPIFIDEGKMDRTLALLQNADPADPAPDSPELIQLEGACEQMNPMIDEKLQEIDRKHSELSELNVKVLEALELYNKLMNEAPFYSAYSKMQPQYAPAGSAVPMQGYLGPAGAPYLPAGMPQVPPAQPYTLPNDPPASLHSMPPNVSAPPSSQAAQPPYMSSGMNAQYMNQAAGAHYPPQAGVAMDMSTYHNSNMPPVSYPMAAPPHQAPQQQQAAYYQQPLL